In Papaver somniferum cultivar HN1 chromosome 1, ASM357369v1, whole genome shotgun sequence, a genomic segment contains:
- the LOC113298269 gene encoding feruloyl CoA ortho-hydroxylase 1-like, with the protein MGDIAFDFEKESDVFEFVVKKGHGVKGLADTGLTTVPPRYIHPPSERIDRKDTIDSAPFLSSPIDISALLEEGDVDSEKRSEVSKKLCEAAEKLGFFQVVNHGVSHEVMENAKRAAHFFFNQPRERKLAYSKENSPCPTHVFCGTSFSPQAEKSLEWKDYLSMVYIFDDEHVRKFWPEECRDAAVAYLKSADKMILAMLSALLKGLGVEIDDSTIRSYTGARAVNMNFYPPCPNPDLTVGVGRHSDLAALTILLQDDIGGLFVRAQDKGWIEIPPVEDALVINVGDTLEILSNGRYKSAEHRALASNTRARVSVPIFVSPIPPTPVGPLPGLAEKDGKTVYRQMLFGEYMENYFGNGHQGKATLDFAKV; encoded by the exons ATGGGTGATATTGCTTTCGATTTTGAGAAAGAATCCGACGTATTCGAATTTGTTGTAAAAAAAGGTCATGGTGTTAAAGGTTTAGCTGATACTGGTTTAACAACTGTACCACCAAGGTATATTCATCCACCGTCAGAGCGTATCGATCGTAAAGATACAATCGATTCTGCACCTTTTTTAAGTTCTCCTATCGACATATCAGCTTTACTGGAGGAAGGTGATGTTGATAGTGAGAAGAGGAGTGAAGTCAGTAAGAAGTTATGTGAAGCTGCTGAAAAACTCGGGTTTTTTCAGGTAGTGAATCATGGTGTTtctcatgaagttatggagaatgcTAAGCGTGCTGCTCATTTTTTCTTCAACCAACCCCGGGAGAGAAAACTGGCTTACTCTAAAGAAAACTCACCATGCCCAACCCATGTTTTCTGCGGTACCAGCTTCTCTCCTCAAGCTGAAAAATCCTTGGAATGGAAAGATTATTTAAGCATGGTCTACATTTTTGACGATGAACATGTTCGAAAGTTTTGGCCTGAGGAATGCCG GGATGCTGCTGTTGCTTATCTAAAATCAGCCGACAAAATGATACTTGCCATGTTGAGTGCCCTTCTAAAAGGATTGGGTGTAGAAATTGATGACTCCACGATCCGATCCTACACTGGTGCTAGAGCTGTAAACATGAATTTCTACCCACCTTGTCCAAATCCTGATCTGACAGTTGGTGTCGGACGACACTCTGATCTTGCTGCCCTCACGATTCTCTTGCAAGATGATATTGGTGGTCTCTTCGTTAGGGCTCAAGACAAAGGGTGGATTGAGATCCCACCGGTCGAAGATGCACTTGTCATCAACGTTGGTGACACCCTAGAG ATACTGAGCAATGGTAGGTACAAGAGTGCTGAACACAGGGCATTGGCCAGTAACACAAGAGCCAGGGTTTCGGTGCCGATTTTCGTGAGCCCAATTCCTCCAACCCCTGTAGGACCACTTCCAGGGCTGGCTGAGAAAGACGGAAAGACGGTGTACAGACAGATGTTGTTTGGGGAATACATGGAGAACTATTTCGGAAATGGTCACCAAGGCAAAGCTACACTAGATTTTGCTAAAGTCTAG